One Spiroplasma endosymbiont of Nebria brevicollis DNA window includes the following coding sequences:
- a CDS encoding PD-(D/E)XK nuclease family protein, whose translation MQLNNNLIFKKDTHQYFIKNKELISVSKIIQYYLYEDKNPYENIPFDRLENARLRGETVHKVAELYFKNININNIKDKLLNNIQHLFNKNYLQYCENLLNNLQEFKVNTKYICEQVFTYDIIAGTPDLIYKENNLYTIIDFKTLSNMYKENKEKSILQLTAYYWILKNNGFNLSNTHYIYWIQKDNVEKILVEITDELVYEWEMAIALWKENH comes from the coding sequence ATGCAATTGAATAATAATTTAATTTTTAAAAAAGATACACATCAATATTTTATTAAAAATAAAGAATTAATTTCAGTTTCTAAAATTATTCAATATTATTTATATGAAGATAAAAATCCTTATGAAAATATACCTTTTGATAGATTAGAAAATGCTAGATTAAGAGGAGAAACTGTTCATAAAGTAGCAGAATTATATTTTAAAAATATAAATATTAATAATATAAAAGATAAATTATTAAATAATATTCAACATTTATTTAATAAAAATTATTTACAATATTGTGAAAATTTATTAAATAATTTACAAGAATTTAAAGTAAATACTAAATATATATGTGAACAAGTATTTACTTATGATATTATTGCCGGAACACCAGATTTAATTTATAAAGAAAATAATTTATATACAATAATTGATTTTAAAACATTATCAAATATGTATAAAGAAAATAAAGAAAAATCAATATTACAATTAACTGCTTATTATTGAATATTAAAAAATAATGGTTTTAATTTATCAAATACACATTATATTTATTGAATTCAAAAAGATAATGTAGAAAAAATATTAGTAGAAATAACAGATGAATTAGTATATGAATGAGAAATGGCAATTGCACTTTGAAAGGAAAATCACTAA
- a CDS encoding recombinase RecT, giving the protein MANLTLPKNIDKSKIQQFTNYYELTKLNDKKLSTLNPQSVINTLATIFELDLSNNPIKKEIALIPYNNELQVQIQEDGFLTLLQRSNCVIDFQREIITDKHIFNKETQRWELDPSKIFENKIIIGYYGMISIKNYLGKIITFIKGMTKQECEEHRKKYSKANGNSPWTTSFNAMALKTVIKAIIRDINKDPSIKLENQNIIDRAMQIDQAIVLENENIMYVDNPNNDNKEIKLKSIEEPKEEININYEQIQTNIDNLDKVVFSNE; this is encoded by the coding sequence ATGGCAAATTTAACTTTACCTAAAAATATAGATAAATCAAAAATACAACAATTTACTAACTATTATGAATTAACAAAATTAAATGATAAAAAATTATCAACATTAAATCCACAATCAGTTATTAATACTTTAGCAACTATATTTGAATTAGATTTAAGTAATAATCCAATTAAAAAAGAAATAGCATTAATACCTTATAATAATGAATTACAAGTACAAATACAAGAAGATGGTTTTTTAACTTTATTACAACGTTCAAATTGTGTAATTGATTTTCAAAGAGAAATTATTACTGATAAACATATTTTTAATAAAGAAACTCAACGTTGAGAATTAGACCCTAGTAAAATATTTGAAAATAAAATAATTATTGGTTATTATGGTATGATTTCTATTAAAAATTATTTAGGTAAAATAATTACTTTTATTAAAGGTATGACTAAACAAGAATGTGAAGAACATAGAAAAAAATATAGTAAAGCAAATGGTAATAGTCCATGAACTACTAGTTTTAATGCTATGGCACTTAAAACAGTTATTAAAGCAATTATTAGAGATATTAATAAAGACCCTAGTATTAAATTAGAAAATCAAAATATTATTGATAGAGCAATGCAAATTGATCAAGCAATAGTATTAGAAAATGAAAATATAATGTATGTTGATAATCCAAATAATGATAATAAAGAAATTAAATTAAAATCTATTGAAGAACCAAAAGAAGAAATAAATATTAATTATGAACAAATACAAACTAATATTGATAATTTAGATAAGGTAGTATTTAGTAATGAATAA